The following are encoded together in the Proteiniphilum saccharofermentans genome:
- a CDS encoding FAD-dependent oxidoreductase, with product MKIIIIGGVAGGATAAARLRRLNEKAEIILFEKDEYVSYANCGLPYHIGGTIKERDELFLQTPEGFKNRFRIDVRIKSEVVAIDAVRKTVTVKDLGTATQYEEEYDKLVISTGAKPIKPTISGIENENIFSLRNVPDMDRIKLFISEKNVSSAVIVGAGFIGLEMAENLKEAGLSVTVVEQADQVMGIVDYPMAAMVHQYLRTRKIDLLLKEKITAFEPDGKSIVVKTESRKSIPTDMVILSIGVTPENSLAREAGLEIGDLGGIVVNDYMQTSHADIYAVGDAVEVRNPITGKPALIPLAGPANKQARIAADNIIMGNKRVYRGTIGTSIAKVFDMTVASSGASERLLSREGMEYMTSISHAGSHAGYYPGALPLTVKINFAPDGKLLGAQIVGFDGVDKRIDLLAQVIGNGGSIYDLQEIEHAYAPPFSSAKDPVNMAGFIAENILTNRVKVIHWSDMLEVESDAMILDVRTKEEFEFGHIENAVNIPVDELRDRLAEIPANKPVYVYCAVGLRGYTASRILLQHGYTAVYNLSGGYKTYSCVQQDQRSVGGDIGVECDFFPVIRDDGEIRVESEKKVVVDACGLQCPGPIRELKKHYDTLLSGQQLTIKVTDQAFGQDLNAWCNMVGAKLIDMDHSGGVITATVQKTEPQNISIPGKGTPMNGSDTKTLIVFSDDLDKALATFVIANGMLAAGKKVSIFFTFWGLSVIKKLDKPAVKKDVVSRMFGMMLPSHSQKLGLSKINMMGAGSKMMRSVMKNKHIDSLENLMQQAIEGGAELIACSMSMDVMGIRKEELADGVTIGGVATYLERAEQSNINLFI from the coding sequence ATGAAGATTATCATTATCGGGGGAGTGGCCGGAGGGGCTACTGCGGCTGCGCGTCTCAGGAGATTAAATGAAAAGGCGGAAATTATACTTTTTGAGAAAGACGAATACGTATCTTATGCCAACTGCGGATTACCGTACCATATAGGCGGTACAATAAAAGAACGCGACGAACTCTTTTTGCAGACACCGGAAGGTTTCAAAAACCGTTTCCGTATTGATGTACGTATCAAGTCGGAAGTTGTCGCGATAGATGCAGTGAGGAAAACCGTTACCGTGAAGGATCTGGGTACAGCCACGCAGTATGAGGAAGAATACGACAAACTGGTTATTTCAACCGGAGCAAAACCCATAAAGCCGACGATTAGCGGGATAGAGAACGAAAATATTTTTTCACTGCGGAACGTGCCAGATATGGACCGGATCAAATTGTTTATCTCGGAGAAAAATGTATCATCAGCAGTGATTGTCGGGGCAGGTTTTATCGGGCTTGAAATGGCTGAGAACCTCAAAGAAGCCGGACTGTCAGTGACGGTAGTCGAGCAGGCCGACCAGGTGATGGGTATCGTTGATTATCCCATGGCGGCTATGGTGCATCAATATCTTCGTACGCGGAAAATCGATCTCCTGCTGAAAGAAAAAATTACAGCGTTCGAACCGGATGGAAAGTCTATTGTTGTAAAGACAGAAAGCAGGAAATCTATCCCGACAGATATGGTAATTCTGAGTATCGGGGTAACGCCCGAAAACAGTCTGGCCAGGGAAGCAGGACTGGAAATCGGTGATTTAGGTGGTATTGTGGTAAATGATTATATGCAGACGTCCCACGCCGATATCTATGCCGTGGGTGATGCCGTGGAAGTGAGGAATCCGATTACCGGTAAACCAGCACTTATTCCCCTTGCCGGTCCGGCCAATAAACAAGCCCGGATTGCCGCTGATAACATCATAATGGGCAACAAACGTGTATACAGAGGAACTATCGGTACTTCCATAGCCAAAGTATTTGATATGACGGTTGCCTCATCCGGAGCTTCCGAAAGGTTGCTTTCGCGTGAAGGGATGGAATATATGACTTCGATCAGCCATGCCGGTTCACATGCAGGATATTATCCCGGTGCTTTACCGTTGACCGTTAAGATCAATTTTGCACCCGATGGAAAACTGCTCGGAGCCCAGATAGTAGGATTCGATGGCGTGGACAAACGTATCGATCTGCTGGCACAAGTGATCGGCAACGGTGGATCTATTTACGACTTACAGGAGATAGAGCATGCTTATGCACCGCCGTTCTCCTCGGCAAAAGACCCGGTAAATATGGCAGGATTTATTGCTGAAAATATTCTCACAAATCGTGTCAAAGTTATCCACTGGAGCGATATGCTGGAGGTGGAATCTGACGCTATGATTCTTGACGTAAGGACAAAAGAGGAATTCGAATTCGGGCATATAGAGAATGCTGTGAATATTCCTGTGGATGAATTGCGGGACAGACTAGCCGAAATACCTGCAAATAAACCGGTTTATGTGTACTGTGCAGTAGGATTACGGGGATATACTGCTTCGCGTATTCTTTTGCAGCATGGATATACAGCCGTGTACAACCTGTCGGGAGGATATAAGACCTATTCATGTGTGCAGCAGGATCAACGAAGTGTCGGCGGAGATATAGGCGTTGAATGTGATTTCTTTCCTGTGATCCGTGATGACGGGGAGATAAGGGTTGAATCGGAGAAAAAGGTTGTTGTGGATGCATGTGGGTTACAGTGTCCGGGACCCATCAGGGAGTTAAAGAAACATTATGATACCCTATTATCAGGGCAACAATTGACGATAAAAGTAACCGACCAGGCGTTCGGGCAGGACTTAAACGCCTGGTGTAATATGGTGGGCGCTAAACTGATTGATATGGATCACTCGGGAGGTGTTATCACTGCGACTGTCCAAAAAACAGAACCCCAAAATATTTCTATTCCCGGTAAAGGTACTCCCATGAACGGAAGTGATACAAAAACGTTAATTGTTTTCAGTGATGATTTGGATAAGGCATTGGCTACCTTTGTGATTGCCAACGGTATGCTGGCTGCGGGGAAAAAGGTGAGTATATTCTTTACCTTCTGGGGGTTAAGCGTTATCAAGAAGCTAGATAAACCGGCCGTGAAGAAAGATGTGGTTTCCCGTATGTTTGGAATGATGCTTCCTTCTCATAGCCAAAAGCTGGGATTATCCAAAATCAATATGATGGGTGCAGGCAGCAAGATGATGAGATCTGTGATGAAAAATAAGCATATCGATAGCCTGGAGAACCTGATGCAGCAAGCCATAGAAGGTGGTGCGGAATTAATTGCCTGTTCCATGTCGATGGATGTGATGGGGATACGGAAAGAAGAGTTGGCTGACGGAGTAACCATTGGTGGAGTTGCCACTTATCTGGAAAGAGCAGAGCAGTCGAATATCAATTTATTTATTTAG
- the typA gene encoding translational GTPase TypA, producing MQNIRNIAIIAHVDHGKTTLVDKMLMAGHLFRDNQQTEDLILDNNDLERERGITILSKNVSIRYNDVKINIIDTPGHADFGGEVERVLNMADGCLLVVDAFEGPMPQTRFVLQKALEIGLKPILVINKVDKPNCRPEEVQENVFDLMFSLDATEEQLDFPTIYGSAKQGWMSDDWKKPSGTIIPLLDAIIKYIPAPKVLEGTPQMLITSLDFSNYVGRIAVGRVHRGSITSNKDYALSKRDGSIKKIRIKEVNLFEGLGRVKVDEATSGDICALIGIEGFDIGDSITDLEKPEPLDPIAIDEPTMSMLFTINNSPFFGQDGKYVTSRHIYERLMRELDKNLALRVEETGSADSWIVFGRGVLHLSVLIETMRREGYELQVGQPQVIIKEIGGEKHEPMEQLTVNLPEESASKIIDIITRRKGELLTMENKGDRMHMEFVIPSRGIIGLNNTVLTLSAGEAIMAHRFLEFRPWKGNIEKRQNGSIIAGESGNAYAYALDKLQDRGRFFIEPQTDVYEGQVVGEHNKEGDLVVNVTKSKKLTNVRASGSDDKAQLAPPIVFSLEEALEYIKEDEYVEVTPKHMRIRKILLDDNDRKRAAKKG from the coding sequence ATGCAGAATATCCGAAATATTGCCATCATTGCCCACGTAGACCATGGCAAGACCACTTTGGTGGACAAAATGCTGATGGCAGGCCATCTCTTCAGAGATAACCAGCAAACAGAAGATCTGATCCTTGACAACAACGACCTGGAACGGGAAAGGGGTATCACCATCCTATCTAAAAATGTATCCATTCGTTATAACGACGTTAAAATAAATATTATCGACACCCCGGGCCACGCCGACTTCGGTGGTGAAGTGGAACGCGTGCTCAACATGGCGGACGGCTGTCTGCTGGTGGTCGACGCTTTTGAAGGCCCTATGCCCCAAACCCGCTTCGTATTGCAGAAGGCGCTGGAGATTGGTCTCAAACCCATCCTGGTGATCAACAAGGTGGACAAGCCTAACTGCCGCCCGGAAGAGGTGCAGGAGAATGTGTTCGACCTGATGTTCAGCCTTGATGCAACCGAAGAGCAACTCGATTTCCCCACCATTTACGGTTCCGCCAAACAGGGATGGATGTCCGACGACTGGAAAAAACCATCCGGCACTATAATTCCCCTACTCGACGCGATCATCAAATATATCCCCGCACCCAAAGTGTTGGAAGGAACTCCACAGATGCTGATCACTTCTCTCGATTTCTCCAACTATGTGGGTCGTATCGCCGTGGGTCGTGTGCACCGCGGCAGTATCACCTCCAACAAGGATTACGCGCTCAGCAAACGGGATGGGAGCATCAAAAAAATCCGTATCAAGGAGGTGAATCTCTTCGAAGGATTGGGACGTGTAAAAGTGGACGAAGCGACCTCCGGGGATATCTGTGCACTGATCGGGATTGAGGGGTTTGATATAGGTGACAGTATTACTGACCTGGAAAAACCGGAACCACTCGATCCTATCGCTATCGACGAACCCACCATGTCCATGCTGTTCACCATCAACAATTCTCCCTTTTTCGGGCAGGACGGTAAGTATGTGACCTCACGGCATATCTATGAACGGTTGATGCGGGAACTGGATAAAAACCTGGCGCTCCGTGTAGAGGAGACCGGCAGTGCCGATTCATGGATCGTCTTTGGGCGGGGCGTACTACACCTCTCCGTACTGATCGAAACCATGCGTCGCGAAGGATATGAGTTGCAGGTGGGCCAACCCCAGGTGATCATCAAGGAGATTGGCGGTGAAAAACATGAGCCGATGGAACAACTCACGGTGAACCTCCCCGAAGAATCGGCCAGCAAGATCATCGATATCATCACCCGCCGCAAGGGAGAATTGCTCACCATGGAGAACAAGGGCGACCGTATGCACATGGAGTTCGTGATCCCGTCAAGGGGTATAATCGGGCTGAACAACACCGTGCTCACCCTCTCCGCCGGAGAGGCCATTATGGCACACCGTTTCCTGGAATTCCGGCCTTGGAAAGGAAACATCGAAAAACGGCAGAACGGCTCTATCATCGCCGGGGAGTCGGGAAATGCTTATGCCTATGCTTTGGACAAATTACAGGACAGAGGCCGGTTCTTCATTGAGCCGCAGACAGATGTATATGAAGGACAGGTGGTAGGCGAACACAACAAGGAAGGCGACCTGGTGGTCAACGTCACCAAATCAAAAAAACTAACCAACGTGCGTGCATCGGGAAG
- a CDS encoding NigD1/NigD2 family lipoprotein, translated as MRGHSHTATFLVFLLILLLSSCEKDPGRMDDYLVEFATVVKENSNYRFRLDNGRLLIPDEVKDYSGEEGQRVILNYIPLGGDAIKINFVSNIFTGTIQSDGFPQNYSDDPVKIQSVWVGGDWLNLVLEIEYLNMPHKVALFRDRSSSSVDLYFSHSSENDPPGYPRMMYASFLLSDLREQVGSSPVPFRFFINTYTGIRIFELELK; from the coding sequence ATGAGAGGTCATAGCCATACAGCTACTTTTTTGGTATTTTTACTGATCCTCCTTCTTTCCTCATGTGAAAAAGATCCAGGAAGGATGGACGATTACCTTGTAGAGTTTGCTACGGTGGTAAAGGAAAACTCAAACTACCGTTTCAGGCTCGACAACGGCAGATTACTTATTCCTGATGAAGTAAAAGATTATTCCGGGGAAGAAGGACAACGCGTCATTCTCAATTATATTCCATTGGGGGGAGATGCCATCAAAATTAATTTTGTGTCTAATATATTTACGGGCACTATTCAATCGGACGGATTCCCGCAAAATTACTCAGATGATCCGGTGAAAATTCAAAGTGTATGGGTCGGCGGAGATTGGCTCAACCTGGTCTTGGAGATTGAATACCTCAACATGCCGCACAAAGTCGCACTATTCCGGGATCGCTCTTCCTCATCGGTAGACCTCTATTTCAGCCATTCCTCCGAAAACGACCCTCCGGGATATCCCAGGATGATGTATGCCTCTTTCCTGCTCTCCGACTTGCGGGAGCAGGTAGGCAGTTCTCCTGTCCCCTTCCGGTTTTTTATCAACACTTATACCGGAATACGTATATTTGAACTGGAATTAAAATAA
- a CDS encoding MarR family winged helix-turn-helix transcriptional regulator — protein sequence MESICRLKDIYKALYAYEKQFAEKAGITINEGALLCCMKDGKPKSANELADFIGLSGSRVSRIIHTMEEKEFILREIGVSDKRQMIFTLTDAGRKKISEMKGFNIDVNSLIGKLTSIAGG from the coding sequence ATGGAATCAATTTGCAGGTTAAAGGACATATATAAAGCGCTTTATGCTTACGAAAAACAGTTCGCAGAGAAAGCCGGCATCACTATCAATGAAGGAGCTTTGCTTTGTTGCATGAAAGATGGTAAGCCGAAATCTGCGAACGAATTAGCAGATTTTATTGGATTGTCCGGTTCAAGGGTATCGCGTATTATCCACACTATGGAAGAGAAAGAATTTATTTTGCGTGAGATAGGGGTATCCGACAAACGCCAGATGATTTTTACACTTACCGACGCCGGGAGAAAGAAAATAAGCGAGATGAAAGGATTCAATATAGACGTGAATTCTTTGATAGGCAAATTGACATCTATTGCAGGGGGATAA
- a CDS encoding energy transducer TonB: MAQDAPVSNSDKIFEEPDIIPIYPGGTSEMHRFIANTLKYPEDARERKAQGLVVYTFVVEKDGTLSNFNIIHRADPLLNEEALRILQAMPPWRPARHKGEIVRSETYVPMYFRLNQNAVASGKPVQPARNYSKTKPEIIENNTIYTIVDKMPQYTYGESGLSAFIARNIRYPREARQEGIEGRILCSFIVASDGSISNIEVVDGPDKALNEEAIRVLGLMPKWIPGENNGEKVHVKCLLPIDFVIDEDPIPPLTSNE, from the coding sequence ATGGCACAAGATGCGCCGGTTTCGAATAGCGACAAGATTTTTGAAGAACCCGATATAATACCGATATATCCGGGAGGCACTTCGGAGATGCACCGTTTTATTGCAAATACGCTGAAATACCCGGAGGATGCGAGGGAACGTAAGGCGCAGGGGTTGGTAGTATATACCTTTGTGGTAGAGAAAGACGGTACCCTTTCCAACTTTAATATTATCCATCGTGCAGATCCATTGCTGAACGAGGAAGCATTGCGGATTTTACAGGCTATGCCACCCTGGCGTCCCGCCAGACATAAGGGAGAGATTGTGCGCTCTGAAACATATGTCCCGATGTATTTCAGGCTCAATCAAAATGCAGTAGCATCCGGTAAACCTGTTCAGCCTGCCCGTAATTATTCTAAGACAAAACCGGAGATCATTGAAAACAACACTATCTACACCATAGTGGACAAGATGCCCCAATACACCTATGGTGAGTCAGGATTGTCCGCTTTTATTGCGCGTAATATCCGTTATCCGCGTGAGGCCAGGCAGGAAGGTATTGAGGGAAGAATCCTATGCTCATTTATTGTAGCCAGTGATGGTTCTATTTCCAATATAGAAGTGGTGGATGGGCCGGATAAGGCGCTCAATGAAGAAGCTATCCGTGTACTGGGGCTTATGCCGAAATGGATACCGGGTGAAAATAACGGCGAGAAAGTGCATGTGAAATGTCTCCTGCCAATAGATTTTGTAATAGATGAGGATCCCATCCCGCCTTTGACCAGTAATGAATAG
- a CDS encoding rhodanese-like domain-containing protein produces the protein MGFFSNVFKLTGKAELKEKIKNGAMLLDVREVEEYKSGHARGSVNIPLFLLPTEMGRLDRNTPIVVVCLSGARSAQAVGLLKSQGFEAYNGGGWQSF, from the coding sequence ATGGGATTTTTTAGTAATGTATTCAAATTGACGGGTAAGGCCGAATTAAAGGAAAAGATTAAAAATGGTGCGATGTTATTGGACGTGCGCGAGGTAGAAGAATATAAGTCAGGGCATGCCAGGGGTTCGGTCAACATTCCGTTGTTCCTTTTACCGACTGAAATGGGGAGGCTCGACAGAAATACTCCCATTGTGGTTGTTTGTCTTAGCGGTGCACGGAGTGCCCAGGCAGTGGGCCTGCTGAAGAGTCAAGGGTTTGAAGCCTACAATGGTGGTGGTTGGCAATCGTTTTAA